A window of Citrus sinensis cultivar Valencia sweet orange chromosome 7, DVS_A1.0, whole genome shotgun sequence contains these coding sequences:
- the LOC102608463 gene encoding probable N-acetyltransferase HLS1: MNLLENNMNMNVEMMMRNIVVREFDPNKDCLGVEDVERRCEVGPSGKLCLFTDLLGDPICRVRHSPAFLMLVAEVGDEIVGMIRGCIKTVTCGKRISRNTKYTTNDIEPPKPLPVYTKLAYILGLRVSPSHRRMGIGLKLVKRMEEWFRESGVEYSYIATENDNYASVKLFTDKCGYSKFRTPSILVNPVFAHRLIVPKQVTIIQLNPSDAEAFYRRKFSTTEFFPRDIDSVLNNKLNLGTFLAVPRGTYSPDSWAGSDSFFSCPPESWAILSVWNSKDVFKLEVRGASRVKRTLAKTTRVVDRVLPWLRIPSVPEVFSPFGLHFLYGLGGEGPRAAKLVKALCGHAHNLAKERGCGVVATEVSSREPLKLGIPHWKMLSCDEDLWCIKRLGEDYSDGSLGDWTKSPPGLSIFVDPREF, translated from the exons ATGAACTTGTTAGAAAACAACATGAACATGAACGtggagatgatgatgagaaATATAGTGGTAAGAGAGTTCGATCCAAACAAAGATTGTTTGGGAGTAGAAGACGTGGAGAGAAGGTGTGAGGTTGGTCCCAGCGGCAAGCTCTGTCTCTTCACTGACCTCTTGGGTGACCCTATTTGCAGGGTCCGCCACTCTCCTGCCTTTCTCATGCTG GTGGCTGAGGTAGGTGACGAAATAGTTGGCATGATAAGAGGCTGCATCAAAACCGTTACGTGTGGCAAAAGAATCTCCAGAAACACCAAATACACCACTAATGATATCGAACCCCCAAAGCCTCTCCCTGTTTACACCAAACTCGCCTATATTTTAGGTCTCCGTGTCTCCCCCTCTCACCG gagAATGGGCATAGGCTTGAAGCTGGTGAAAAGAATGGAAGAGTGGTTTAGAGAGAGCGGCGTTGAATATTCTTACATAGCAACTGAAAACGACAATTACGCTTCCGTTAAACTCTTCACCGACAAATGCGGTTACTCGAAGTTCCGCACACCCTCTATCCTGGTCAACCCGGTCTTCGCTCACCGACTTATCGTTCCCAAACAAGTCACCATCATCCAACTGAATCCTTCCGACGCTGAAGCTTTCTACCGTCGTAAATTCTCAACAACGGAGTTCTTCCCCCGCGACATTGACTCTGTGCTAAATAACAAACTCAATCTCGGAACCTTCTTGGCTGTCCCACGTGGCACTTACTCTCCTGACTCGTGGGCCGGGTCGGATTCTTTTTTCTCCTGCCCGCCAGAGTCGTGGGCGATTTTGAGCGTTTGGAACTCCAAGGACGTGTTTAAACTCGAGGTCCGTGGCGCGTCGCGCGTGAAGCGCACCCTGGCCAAAACGACGAGGGTTGTCGATCGGGTCTTGCCTTGGTTGAGGATACCTTCCGTGCCCGAGGTGTTTAGCCCCTTCGGGTTGCATTTTCTGTACGGGCTTGGAGGTGAAGGCCCACGCGCGGCGAAATTGGTGAAAGCACTGTGTGGCCACGCGCATAACTTGGCAAAGGAGCGGGGGTGCGGCGTGGTGGCTACAGAGGTGTCAAGCCGCGAGCCGCTGAAGTTAGGAATTCCGCACTGGAAAATGCTATCTTGCGATGAGGACCTGTGGTGCATTAAGAGGCTTGGGGAAGACTACAGTGATGGGTCTCTCGGTGACTGGACTAAATCACCCCCTGGCTTGTCCATTTTTGTTGACCCTAGAGAATTCTGA
- the LOC102607981 gene encoding BTB/POZ domain-containing protein NPY5 — MKFMKLGSKPDSFQTEGNNIRYVATELATDIVFNVGDVKFYLHKFPLLSKSARLQKLVAATNDDNSDEMPIQDIPGGPAAFEICAKFCYGMTVTLNAYNVVAARCAAEYLEMYETVEKGNLIYKIEVFLNTSIFRSWKDSIIVLQTTRSLLPWSEELKVVSHCLDSIATKASIDTSKVEWSYTYNRKKLPSENGNDPHWNGMRKPQSVPKDWWVEDLCELHIDLYKRVISTIKTKERVSADVIGEALNAYALQRLPGFGKGMIQNGDVTKYRSLVETIMWLLPTEKGSVPCGFLLKLLRAAIMLECGETERTELMRKIGQQLEEATAADLLIRAPSGDTTVYDVDTVQSLVEEFLACEQNAYSDLSLENEFQKIRSPRMTSDASKVKVAKVVDCYLAEISKDPNLPLAKFVNLAEIVSIFPRQSHDGLYRAIDMYLKEHPGISKSERKRICRLMDCRKLSVEACMHAVQNERLPLRVVVQVLFFEQIRATASAAGNSTPDLPGSIRSLLPGGSHGSSRSTTTNTEEDWDSIPTADDIQALKGEIATLRLAGGNSDKNGNDGCKIDAEKVTAGKMKGILMSKIFSKLRSSKDKYGEISSSDTSESPSPGSTTAEETKSTPSRSRRHSVS, encoded by the exons ATGAAGTTTATGAAACTTGGATCCAAGCCTGATTCATTTCAGACTGAGGGGAACAATATCAG ATATGTGGCAACTGAGTTGGCAACAGATATAGTTTTTAATGTTGGGGACGTGAAATTTTATCTGCATAAG TTCCCCCTTCTATCCAAGAGTGCACGCCTTCAGAAGTTGGTTGCAGCCACAAATGATGATAACAGTGATGAAATGCCCATCCAGGATATTCCTGGTGGACCTGCTGCTTTTGAAATATGTGCTAAGTTCTGCTATGGCATGACAGTCACTCTTAATGCATACAATGTGGTTGCTGCTCGATGTGCAGCAGAATATCTGGAGATGTATGAAACAGTAGAAAAAGGAAacctaatttataaaattgaagtCTTCCTCAACACTAGCATCTTCCGTAGCTGGAAAGACTCAATCATTGTTCTTCAAACTACGAGGTCTCTTCTGCCATGGTCTGAGGAACTTAAGGTGGTCAGCCACTGTCTTGATTCCATAGCTACAAAGGCCTCAATTGATACTTCCAAGGTGGAGTGGTCATACACCTATAACAGAAAAAAGCTCCCGTCGGAAAATGGAAATGATCCACACTGGAATGGTATGAGGAAACCCCAATCAGTTCCAAAGGACTGGTGGGTAGAAGATCTTTGTGAACTTCATATTGATTTATATAAGAGGGTTATATcaacaatcaaaacaaaagaacGAGTCTCTGCTGATGTAATTGGAGAAGCCTTGAATGCATACGCCCTCCAAAGGTTGCCAGGATTTGGCAAGGGAATGATCCAGAATGGTGATGTAACTAAGTATAGATCATTGGTGGAGACCATAATGTGGCTGCTACCTACAGAGAAAGGTAGTGTTCCCTGCGGTTTCTTGCTTAAGTTGTTAAGGGCAGCAATTATGTTGGAATGTGGAGAAACGGAAAGGACAGAGTTGATGAGGAAAATTGGTCAGCAGCTAGAGGAGGCTACAGCGGCTGATCTTCTGATTCGAGCTCCATCTGGAGACACAACTGTGTATGATGTTGATACAGTGCAAAGCCTCGTTGAAGAGTTTCTGGCATGTGAACAGAATGCTTACAGTGATCTTTCCCTGGAAAATGAATTCCAGAAGATTAGAAGCCCCCGAATGACTTCAGATGCTTCTAAAGTGAAGGTTGCAAAGGTGGTTGATTGCTACCTAGCTGAAATTTCAAAGGATCCCAACTTACCTCTTGCAAAGTTTGTTAATCTTGCTGAAATTGTATCTATTTTCCCAAGACAGTCTCATGATGGACTTTACCGTGCTATCGACATGTATCTGAAG GAGCACCCTGGGATCAGCAAAAGTGAGAGGAAGAGAATATGCAGGTTGATGGACTGCAGGAAATTATCAGTAGAGGCCTGCATGCACGCTGTGCAAAATGAGAGACTTCCCTTGCGGGTGGTTGTTCAAGTCCTCTTTTTTGAGCAGATACGAGCCACGGCATCAGCTGCTGGCAACAGCACACCTGACCTACCAGGGTCCATTAGGTCCTTACTCCCCGGTGGGTCTCATGGAAGCTCAAGGTCGACTACAACGAACACCGAGGAGGACTGGGACTCAATACCGACAGCTGATGATATCCAGGCTTTGAAAGGAGAGATCGCTACCCTGAGGTTAGCAGGTGGTAACAGTGATAAAAATGGGAATGATGGTTGTAAAATTGATGCTGAGAAAGTCACTGCCGGTAAAATGAAAGGCATTCTcatgtcaaaaatattttcaaagctCCGGTCAAGCAAAGACAAATATGGTGAAATCAGCAGCTCCGATACATCAGAGAGCCCAAGTCCTGGTTCTACAACTGCAGAGGAAACCAAGTCTACCCCATCTAGAAGTAGGAGGCACTCAGTATCTTAG
- the LOC127903737 gene encoding uncharacterized protein LOC127903737: protein MYEFREAIRECDLRDMGWKGMPFTWSNKRYEAGLIEERLVRFLCNKSWSSLFHENATETVVTWTSDHNPILMDFEEKGRRIRYERRSTSRTHYEDSWSSYDQCKQIVKREWSDQRK from the coding sequence ATGTATGAGTTTAGAGAGGCAATTAGAGAATGCGACTTGAGGGATATGGGATGGAAAGGGATGCCTTTTACTTGGTCGAATAAGAGATATGAAGCTGGATTAATTGAAGAACGGTTAGTCCGTTTCCTGTGCAATAAATCTTGGAGTAGCCTTTTTCATGAAAATGCAACAGAAACAGTGGTAACATGGACGTCAGACCACAACCCAATTCTAATGGATTTTGAGGAGAAGGGCAGAAGAATAAGGTATGAGCGGAGATCTACCAGCCGTACTCATTATGAAGACTCTTGGAGCTCATATGATCAATGCAAGCAAATTGTGAAAAGAGAGTGGTCAGACCAAAGAAAATAG